In Halarsenatibacter silvermanii, one genomic interval encodes:
- a CDS encoding carbohydrate ABC transporter permease, with protein MNELSGWLKVLHRLVVSFVVIGILLPFYWIFVMSVTPQRYIAGRAIPAMIPREVSFEAFAQILGWAEVESSQAQRAAMMFQRSMFNSVVVAAASTVLALIFGILAAYALSRLDFPGKNASYIMILGSRLLAQITLAVPMFTVFEMLGILDTYLPLIIMNTSFCMAWVTLIMDNYFDMIDSEMEDAARVDGCTRFGAFWRVLLPMARPGIISVMLISFLFAWGEFLYALLFTSSMAARTMPVVLSMFLGQFAIEYRLLAAGLVLGVLPPVLIALLFQRFIVQGLTQGGLKG; from the coding sequence TCATAGGCATCCTGCTTCCTTTTTACTGGATATTCGTCATGAGCGTAACTCCCCAGCGCTATATCGCCGGCCGGGCTATACCGGCTATGATTCCGCGGGAGGTTTCCTTTGAAGCCTTTGCTCAGATTTTGGGCTGGGCCGAGGTCGAATCCTCCCAGGCGCAGCGGGCTGCTATGATGTTTCAGCGCTCGATGTTTAACAGCGTCGTGGTAGCAGCAGCCTCCACCGTGCTGGCTCTTATCTTTGGAATCCTGGCTGCCTATGCTCTCTCCCGCCTGGATTTTCCCGGCAAGAATGCTTCCTATATCATGATACTGGGAAGCCGACTTCTGGCCCAGATAACGCTGGCAGTCCCCATGTTCACAGTCTTCGAGATGCTGGGAATTCTGGATACCTATCTGCCGCTTATCATCATGAACACCTCTTTTTGTATGGCCTGGGTTACCCTGATCATGGATAATTATTTCGACATGATAGACAGCGAAATGGAGGATGCAGCCAGGGTTGATGGCTGCACGAGATTCGGCGCCTTCTGGCGGGTGCTTTTACCCATGGCCCGTCCGGGTATTATCTCGGTGATGCTCATATCCTTTCTTTTCGCCTGGGGTGAATTTCTTTATGCCCTGCTTTTTACGTCCTCTATGGCCGCCCGAACCATGCCGGTGGTGCTCTCCATGTTTTTAGGACAGTTCGCCATCGAATATCGTCTGCTGGCAGCAGGTCTGGTGCTGGGCGTTTTGCCTCCGGTGCTCATCGCTTTGCTGTTCCAGCGCTTTATCGTCCAGGGGCTTACCCAGGGGGGTCTTAAAGGATAA